The genomic region TCTTTATGGGAAACGGTGTGTCAGTATCTGTGGCTCACACTGGTTCCAGTCGTTTTACTTCTGGCAATCGAGTTTTTCACTTGAAAAATGTTTTGCATGTTCCTCATATTTGCAAAAACTTATTGTCTGTTGCCCAGTTTGCTGGTGATAACCAAGTCTACTTTGAATTTTATCCTCACTATTATTTTGTGAAGGATATCAAGACAAGGATCGTATTGTTGGAGGGCCGCATGCATAATGGTTTGTACCAGTTTGATTTATGCAACTCCAAGTGACTTCAAAATAGTGATTTTTCAGCAGCTACTACTTGTACTGATTTTTGCCATTCCAGCCGAGTCAACCATGATGATTTTTCAGCCATGGCTTATACTGCTCATTTgaagtcctccagtgctagtagtTGTGTTTTTTATTTGTGGCACAAGAGACTTGGCTACCCTTGTACTAAGACTGTCATTGCAGTTCTAAATAAGAATAATATAGCTTTTAATAATTGTAAGTTCATCAGTATGTTCTGCATGTCAACTTAGAAAATCTCACAAACTTCATTTTTTTCCATCCACTACCAAGTTTTCAGCTCCTTTTGAACTTATTGTATCAGACCTTTGGGGGCCGACTTCTATCTCTTCTGAAGGCCAGTCTTATTATGTGTCTTTTGTTGATGCTTACTCACGACATACCTGGAtgtatctcattaaacacaagtcTGAAGCTCTTGAAAAGTTTCTTCATTTACAGAAGTTAGTTGCTGTTCAATTTAGTTGTTCTATAAAGGTCCTCCAGTCTGATTGGGGAGGAGAGTTTCGGTCTTTTCCTAAGGTTCTTGCTCAGCTTGGGATTCATCATCGCCTCTCCTGTCCTCACACTTCAGAACAGAATGGGTTGGTGGAAAGAAAACATAGATATATCAGTGTCGTCTACCTTATTAATAGGCTTTCCACCTCCGTTCTTGATGGCAAGTCTCCTTATGAAGTCTTACATAAAGCCCCTTCTCCATACAGGCATCTACGGATTTTTAGTTGTCGCTGTTACCCTTATCTCAGGCCGCTTAATATTCATAAGCTACAGTATCGCTCTCGACCTTCGTGTTTCTTGGCTACAGTCTCATTCACAAAGGGTATAAATGCCTAGATGACACTGGCAAGTTGTTTGTCTCTCGCCATGTAGTATTTGATGAGGCTATTTTTCATTTGCTACTCCTGCTTCTCCAGATAGTTCTGTGTCTGCTATTGCTTCATCTCGCCCAAGATCACGAATCTTCGCCCAGAGTACGCTATCCGTCTGATCTTCACTCTTCAGGGTCTGCTACCGTTCAGCCTCGTCCAACTGCTACTATGTTGTCTTCCATTCCAGCTAGCAGTACTCGGCTTTCTCCTTCTCCTGCTGAGGTCTCTTCACAAACCTCTCAAATGGTGTCCAGTAGTGTTCCAGTTATTGAGTCGATACCTGTTCCTCAGCAGACCTGGTCAAAAAGTGGAATTTTCAAACCCCGTGTCTTCTCAGCAGAGGTTGGTATTTCTAAATCGACTACAATTGAGGAGGCTTTATCATCTAAGGAATGGGCTCTGGCCGCTCAACAGGAGTTTGATGCGTTGATTAGAAATCAGACATGGGACTTGGTTCCCTTACCTGCCAACCGGAGAGCTGTAGGGTGCAAATGGGTGTTTAAGCTCAAAAGACATGCTAATGGCTCCATAGCCTGATACAAAGAACGTTTGGTGGTCAAAGGGTATCTTCAGGAAGCTGGCATTGACTTCCATGAAACTTTCAGTCTGGTTGTCAAGCCAACAACCATTCGTGTTGTCCTAACGCTTGCTGTAAAGTTTGGTTGGCATCTCCGGCAGCTCGACATCAACAATGCCTTCCTTAATGGAGATTTGTCCGAAGAAATTTACATGGTTCAACCTCCTAGTTTTGAACAAAAACATGATAATCAAACTTTGGTATGCAAACTCAAGAAGGCTCTATATGGTCTTAAGCAGGCTCCCCGAGCTTGGTTTTCCAAGTTGAGAGACTTTTTACTCATGTCCCAGTTTGTTTTGACAAAATCCGACAACTCTTTGTTTGTTCGAAAAACTAAGGATGTTTGTCTCTATGTCCTTGTTTATGTGGACAACATTATTGTTACTGGGAATGACAAAGGTAGCATTGATGAGTTTGTCACAATTTTGAATACAACATTTTCCTTGAAAGACATGGGGTATCTTTCTTATTTCCTTGGAATTGAGGTTCTTCCTACTACTGAAGGGCTATTTTTAAGTCAGCAGAAATATGTGCTTGATCTTCTACGGAGAGCCAAGATGGATCAAGCAACAGGTTCACCTACGCCCATGGTCACCTCCTGTGCTTTGTCTCACCATGTTGGCAGTGCAGTGGAGAATGCATCGAATTATAGAAGTATTATGGGCGCATTACAGTACGGGTCATCACCAGGCCTGATATCGCTTTTGCTGTCAACAAGGTTTGCCAATTCATGCATCAACCTTTAGATCAGTACTTTAAGGCTGTGAAACGTAATTTTCGGTACCTTCAAAACACCATGGATTATGGTCTGCATTTCACTCAAACTGCCAATCTAGATTTAGTAGGGTACTCGGATGCTAATTGGGGAACTGATGTGGATGATAGACGATCTACTACCGAGTTTTGTGTGTGTCTCGGAGGGAATCCGGTTGCCTGGGGATCCAAGAAACAAAAAGTAGTCTCCAGGTCCACTGCTGAAGCAGAATATCGTGGTCTTGCTCACACTGTCACTGAAATGGTTTGGCTCAAGTCTCTCCTCTCTGAGCTGCATATCTCTCCTACTCGCAAAGCTGCTGTTTGGTGCGATAACTCTGGAGCTGTTGCTATTTCTGCTAATCCCGTTATTcattcaaaattcaaacatgtgGAATTAGATCTCTTCTTTGTCAGGGAAAGAGTTGCTGCTGGGCGATTGCAAGTAGGACATGTTCCCGCTCAAGAGCAAATAGCTGATGTATTCACTAAGCCTTTGTCTGTGCCTTTGTTTACAAAGTTCAGGTCATGTCTCAAGCTTATTGCTAAACCTGGTCAGTCAGCAGTCATGAGAAAGCTGGAGGCATATTAAGGAATTAATGGTTGTGTCTGTTAGCAGTTAGTTTGTTTGTATAGTTAGCAGTTCGTTAGTCTGTTACTGATCAGTTGTTGTTATTCAACTATTAACTATGGCTTGTATATATATCGTTGGATATTGCTTTGTTAAATGATATATGGAAGAATTACTCATTCTTGTTTCCTAAGGTGTGTTTCTCATTACTCTCGAATTGGGTGATCATCCTTGGCTCTATCATATGGCAGTACAAAATATCGTATTTGTTCAAGGATTGGGCCATGTAAAGGCCAAGTGCTTCTGGGTTTGAGTCGGCATAGTCGTTGTAATCTGCAAATGGAGATAGTCTGATCCCAACTCTGTCGGCTCCGATCTCATCGGTGACTGCTTCAACTACTTGTAGAGGGAAGCGGCAACGATTTTCTAAGCTCCCTCCATACTCATCTGTTCTATCATTCACTTGGTCCTTCAAGAACTGATCAATCAGATATCCATTAGCTCCATGAATCTCAACTCCGTCAAAACCTGTAATATAAAATCATTAGCTTTTTTTCCTGATGAATCAAGCAAAGATATTGTTTACATGCTGTTCCAGCCTACAGGGTCTTAGGAATATTGCTTTTTATTCTGTAATTTTAGTATGTGATCATTAACCAAAAAAATTGCCATGTTGACAAATTTTACCAGAAATACTAATGGTTTTAATGATTGAAcgataaattttaaattgaaaaggtATTTAAAATCAGGGACTAACAGCAGATTCTAGCCTAAAAAAGAAAGGTGTAAATCTAAAATCAAGCGGTGAGGAAGTAGTACCAGCTTGCATGGCATTTCTAGCAGCCTTTCTAAAGTCGTTAACGACTTGCGTTATCTCATGAGTTGTTAGCCGGCGATGAGCTGGAAAAGATGCCTCCGTTACGCCATCAATGTGAGTCTTAGCTTGTATCGGTTTGTCCGTACATGAGATTGGAGGCTGACCATCAGGTTGGAAACCTGTACACAAATATTATCAGAAAACCATTTAACAAATGATTGTGCTCCTTAGAGATGaagaacaaaaaaagaaaatgattacTCACAATAATCAGAAGCTCTACCAGCATGCCATAGTTGACAAAAGAATATGCTCCCTTTCTTATGAACAGCATCCACAATTGGTTTCCATGCCTCCACTTGTTGTTGCGTCCAGATGCCAGGAGTGTTTGGGTAGCTTCAAAAATCTTGAAGGTTCAATTTTATATGATTAAATTCTATACAGCCATTGGCATAGAaggatttaattaaatgaaatagtACGTACCCTTGAGCAGTTTCTGAAACACCAGATGCTTCTCCTATCAATAAACCACCTTACGTTGTTCTTTAGGAGTAATACAAGATGGCATGAGGTTGAGCAAGGAAGTTGTAGGATCTCAGTCTGGACAAGGGTGCCAAAACTATCCTAAAACATTAACAACAAACAGTGTTGCTTTAAAACTTTTGAACAGGGTGAAACAATAAAAACCTTAACCACCGTTCTAGTGTATGTTGAAACCAGACAGACCTGTGAGAGAGACTAAAATTGGACATCTTGTAAGGAGCGAGGAGGGCAGGAATGAAATCCATATTCTCCTGTGAAGTAGCCATGCTCTGATCGCCCTTGGTTGAATAATGGATTGAGCGTTGCGTTTCGCGGTTTGCAACGATGACAAGTTCGCTGACTTTGGGTTACAttttctactattattatataggGGTAATAaattatttcacattccaacttaaaaaaaagttattttagatttttatttaattttttacttttaaatttatattttttatcaaatcattccaaaataaatataaaagttaaCTTTTTTACTTTGTAGGAATGGACTACCACGTGGATGATATGTTAGGAttcgattaaattttaaaaattaaaaaatataaaaatattttaaaataaaaattattaaaattatttaaaaatataaaattataaaaatagtttttactattttttaattttaaataaataattaaatgttagcGTATTATTCATATGCAAATTTATATGTCAATAAAGTTAACAAATATTTCTTATCAATTTTGAGATGATTTCACACAAAAAAAACTCAATGGTTATAAAActtttcataaaaaattgaaaagtcaaaaaaaTCATTATACCTGTTTGCATGTAAACCACACGTCATCTACTTGGAAAGGAAATATGTTCCTAGGTTTTTCTCCTTTTTAAAGGTAATTACGTAGTTGAATGGAAAATGTTTTTCATTGTAAATGTTCTGCCCATTGTCTGGCGGCTTtttcattttatctttttatatggAATAGATAATTGTTAATTGTATTAGATATCCTTAAAACTATGACCttaattttaaattagttttaaattttaaaatattttaattacattctaaattattaatgttatatcaataacgtcctttaattattaaaaatattaatttaatcgtTAAATAACACGTCAAATTTTACGTGGAATAATTTAGAATGAAAATTCTAAAGAAAAGTAAAATAGTACAGTGTAACTTTTAgaagtttaaaataaaaattaagtacaGTGAAAAAGAGAGATAATAAATAATGAAGCTTTTGCAAAAGTTTCAAAAACTTCAAagccaatatttttataatatttatttttctttaaacttttattattttaaactgCCACATAAGCTTTGACATCTTATTTAATAGTTAAATAGTGATATTAGTAATGGAAGGACTTTATTGATATAACCTTCACAGTTTAGGAAtataattagaatattttaaaatttgaagaccaatttaaaataaaaattataatttaagggTGTATGGTGCaattaaatctaaaataaataaaactcatacttaataaaatttaaacctAAAATACAATGAATTATAAACTTGTATCATTAtcattttaactaaaa from Gossypium arboreum isolate Shixiya-1 chromosome 1, ASM2569848v2, whole genome shotgun sequence harbors:
- the LOC108481615 gene encoding LOW QUALITY PROTEIN: putative 12-oxophytodienoate reductase 11 (The sequence of the model RefSeq protein was modified relative to this genomic sequence to represent the inferred CDS: substituted 2 bases at 2 genomic stop codons), with amino-acid sequence MATSQENMDFIPALLAPYKMSNFSLSHRIVLAPLSRLRSYNFLAQPHAILYYSXRTTXGGLLIGEASGVSETAQGYPNTPGIWTQQQVEAWKPIVDAVHKKGSIFFCQLWHAGRASDYCFQPDGQPPISCTDKPIQAKTHIDGVTEASFPAHRRLTTHEITQVVNDFRKAARNAMQAGFDGVEIHGANGYLIDQFLKDQVNDRTDEYGGSLENRCRFPLQVVEAVTDEIGADRVGIRLSPFADYNDYADSNPEALGLYMAQSLNKYDILYCHMIEPRMITQFEKSQKTKNSLSPMRKAFKGTFIVAGGYNREEGNEVVAKGGADLVAFGRLFLANPDLPRRFELNVVLNKYDRNTFYTQNPVVGYTDYSFLYPTP